One region of Armatimonadota bacterium genomic DNA includes:
- a CDS encoding arginine--tRNA ligase, with the protein MLRSELTAKVDAVIEGLKADGSLPGAEYPKAEISDTKSPEHGDFACNFAMAAAKTARMNPRALGEMIAGALSHDADLSKVEVAGPGFINLTLSERMTARALDFVLSGGASFFHRAAAKPLKINVEFVSVNPNGPITVGSGRGAAYGSTLCNVLEAVGHTVHREYYINDGINSEQMRLFALSVKALSEGKKVPDDGYKGDYVQEVSASLSDQYDVCDLSLGEFQTHSQRLMIDSQRGDLQAFGVEFDTWFSEQSLHDSGAVDDGIRNLLKKKVADEQTFRTKVAVGKNDEIKDVTREPQNGDEQAPSPLGEDEGGGAEGKPDTLSPTLSHRRGSSSDPTASVESDASQESGDSQESGEANSPGTATLWLRSTKFGDDMDRVLRRSDGRLTYIASDIAYHKDKFNRPEGCDKLITVLGPDHHGYISRLHAVVAAMLMQPSPAKSETFDEHDAMIWSDKSEKQDCLDARDEANQKLDVLIFQLVRFLKDGVAAPMRKRDGNIYALIDLINEIGEHVQPDGSDEDKQRVGRDVARFFYLMRHHDTTFDFDLDLAEKQSDENPVFYVQYAHARICSLIAKAAEAGIKSPLLHSCDSEMEEGVRGGGPNLELLRDPKEKALILKLQDLGYEVERCAEDYAVNRLTTYATELARTYHHFYDACRVIQPEEPELSQARLALCQATATGLKAVFGLLGISAPKRMDR; encoded by the coding sequence TTGTTACGGAGCGAGCTAACCGCAAAGGTCGATGCCGTCATCGAAGGTCTGAAGGCAGATGGAAGCCTGCCGGGTGCAGAGTATCCCAAGGCTGAAATTAGTGACACCAAATCTCCAGAGCACGGCGACTTCGCCTGCAACTTCGCGATGGCCGCTGCGAAGACCGCGCGAATGAACCCGAGAGCGCTCGGAGAGATGATCGCCGGTGCGCTTTCGCACGACGCCGACCTCAGCAAGGTGGAAGTCGCCGGCCCCGGTTTCATCAACCTCACGCTCTCTGAGCGTATGACGGCTCGAGCGCTCGATTTCGTTCTGTCCGGCGGGGCGTCGTTTTTCCACAGGGCCGCGGCTAAGCCGCTCAAGATCAACGTCGAGTTCGTGTCGGTGAACCCGAACGGCCCAATCACGGTCGGCTCGGGTCGAGGGGCGGCGTACGGCTCGACGCTCTGCAACGTGCTCGAAGCCGTCGGCCACACCGTCCACCGCGAGTACTACATCAACGACGGGATCAACAGCGAGCAGATGCGGCTGTTCGCGCTGTCCGTGAAGGCTCTCTCGGAGGGAAAGAAGGTTCCCGATGATGGCTACAAGGGCGATTACGTTCAAGAGGTCTCAGCTAGTCTATCCGACCAATACGACGTATGCGACCTATCACTAGGCGAGTTCCAGACACACAGCCAACGTTTGATGATAGATTCGCAGCGAGGCGACTTACAGGCCTTCGGCGTCGAGTTCGACACATGGTTCAGCGAGCAGTCATTGCATGACAGCGGTGCAGTGGACGACGGCATTCGCAACCTGCTCAAGAAGAAAGTTGCAGACGAGCAGACGTTTCGCACGAAGGTCGCGGTCGGCAAGAACGACGAAATCAAAGACGTCACCCGCGAACCCCAGAATGGCGACGAACAAGCCCCCTCCCCCCTGGGGGAGGACGAAGGAGGGGGTGCGGAAGGTAAGCCGGACACCCTCTCCCCAACCCTCTCCCACCGGAGAGGGAGTTCGAGCGATCCGACCGCGAGTGTAGAGTCAGACGCAAGTCAAGAGTCAGGCGACAGCCAAGAGTCAGGCGAAGCCAATAGCCCAGGGACAGCAACGCTCTGGTTGCGCTCAACCAAGTTTGGCGACGACATGGACCGGGTGCTGCGCCGGTCCGACGGACGCCTGACCTACATCGCCAGCGACATCGCGTACCACAAGGACAAATTCAACCGGCCGGAGGGGTGCGACAAGCTGATCACGGTGCTCGGCCCGGACCACCACGGATACATCAGCAGGCTCCATGCGGTAGTCGCGGCCATGCTGATGCAGCCCAGCCCAGCAAAGTCCGAGACGTTCGACGAGCACGACGCCATGATCTGGTCCGACAAGAGCGAAAAGCAGGACTGCCTCGACGCGCGCGACGAAGCGAACCAAAAGCTGGACGTTCTGATCTTCCAGCTCGTCCGGTTTCTGAAGGACGGCGTCGCAGCCCCGATGCGCAAGCGCGACGGCAACATCTATGCGCTCATCGACCTAATCAACGAAATCGGAGAGCACGTACAACCGGATGGTTCGGACGAGGATAAGCAGAGGGTCGGCAGGGACGTCGCACGGTTTTTCTACTTGATGCGGCACCACGACACGACGTTCGACTTCGACCTCGATCTGGCCGAAAAGCAGAGCGACGAAAACCCGGTTTTCTACGTCCAGTACGCCCACGCACGCATCTGCAGCTTAATCGCCAAGGCTGCCGAGGCAGGGATCAAGAGCCCTCTCCTCCATTCTTGCGACAGCGAAATGGAGGAGGGGGTTAGGGGTGGAGGCCCGAACCTCGAATTGCTTCGGGACCCGAAGGAAAAGGCGCTCATTTTGAAGCTGCAGGACCTCGGATACGAAGTCGAGAGGTGCGCTGAGGACTATGCCGTGAACCGGTTGACGACGTACGCCACCGAACTCGCGCGAACCTACCACCACTTCTACGACGCTTGCCGAGTGATTCAGCCTGAGGAGCCTGAACTCAGTCAGGCTAGGCTCGCCCTCTGCCAGGCGACGGCGACCGGGTTGAAGGCGGTTTTCGGCCTGCTCGGCATCAGCGCGCCCAAGCGGATGGACCGTTAG
- the tadA gene encoding Flp pilus assembly complex ATPase component TadA produces MALKRVPMANFLMEKGHLTKEQHEEALKVQRQTGNTDLGRILIDLGHVGEREVLQATAQEAGHQFVDLDRLKIDSSAINIVPERIVKLHGVIPIRKKDTTLWLAMANPQDIPALDDVRLASGCRVRPAVAVPGAIEDAIRKHYSTANGSPMTDEGVTGDQRELVSDMRGVIAAAQVGRDVDDSSLPDDATAEQLAEQAPIIKLANALIQQGVVDGASDVHVEPQERHVRVRYRIDGVLMEAMTVPKNLQAPLISRFKIMADMNIAERRVPQDGRMEVRHQGNEYDLRVSSIPCPYGEKVVMRILDKGNAMVGLQKLGFTAETMARIEELVSQPNGMFLCTGPTGSGKTTTQYSVLHKLNTVEVNIITIEDPIEYQLNGLAQVQINKKAGLTFATGLRSFLRQDPDIIMIGEMRDLETAEIAIEASLTGHLVLSTLHTNDAPSATTRMIDMGVEPYLISATVIGVLAQRLGRKIDLEHREAYTAKAIDLRRFGFEVTDPEEEVELFRGIAHEDNRMTGYRGRTGLHELMVMNQEIAELIVRRGSVADIKAAAKVAGMHELREDGLEKVLAGVTDPAEVMRVVFTAGY; encoded by the coding sequence ATGGCATTGAAACGGGTACCGATGGCCAACTTCCTGATGGAGAAGGGCCACCTGACAAAAGAACAGCACGAAGAAGCCCTGAAGGTTCAGCGGCAGACCGGCAACACAGACCTCGGTCGAATTCTGATCGATCTCGGTCACGTCGGCGAGCGAGAGGTCTTGCAGGCGACGGCACAAGAAGCAGGGCACCAATTCGTCGATCTGGACCGCCTGAAGATCGATTCATCAGCGATCAACATCGTGCCGGAGCGCATCGTCAAGCTGCACGGCGTGATCCCGATCCGCAAGAAGGACACGACCTTGTGGCTCGCGATGGCCAACCCGCAGGACATACCCGCGCTCGACGACGTCCGTTTGGCGAGCGGTTGTCGCGTCAGGCCCGCCGTTGCGGTGCCGGGGGCGATCGAGGACGCGATCCGGAAACATTACAGCACGGCCAACGGCTCCCCGATGACGGATGAAGGGGTTACCGGTGATCAGCGCGAGCTCGTCTCCGATATGCGCGGCGTGATCGCTGCGGCACAGGTGGGTCGCGATGTTGACGACTCGTCGCTTCCGGATGACGCTACCGCAGAGCAGCTCGCCGAACAGGCACCGATCATTAAACTGGCGAACGCGCTGATCCAGCAAGGCGTCGTCGACGGTGCGTCCGACGTCCACGTCGAGCCGCAAGAGCGCCATGTGCGGGTCCGCTACCGCATCGACGGCGTTTTGATGGAGGCGATGACGGTTCCGAAGAACCTGCAGGCCCCGCTGATTTCGCGCTTTAAGATCATGGCGGACATGAACATCGCCGAGCGCAGGGTTCCTCAGGACGGTCGCATGGAGGTCCGGCACCAAGGCAACGAGTACGACCTTCGCGTCAGCTCGATTCCTTGTCCATACGGCGAAAAGGTCGTCATGCGAATCCTCGACAAAGGCAACGCCATGGTCGGTCTTCAGAAGCTCGGCTTCACGGCTGAGACGATGGCCAGAATCGAGGAGCTCGTCAGCCAGCCTAACGGTATGTTCCTCTGTACGGGGCCGACCGGCTCCGGAAAGACGACGACGCAGTACTCGGTTCTGCACAAGCTGAACACCGTCGAGGTCAACATCATCACGATCGAAGATCCGATTGAGTATCAGCTCAACGGACTCGCTCAGGTCCAGATCAACAAGAAGGCAGGTCTGACGTTCGCCACTGGTCTGCGATCCTTCCTGCGACAGGACCCCGACATCATCATGATCGGCGAGATGCGCGACTTGGAAACCGCTGAGATCGCCATCGAGGCCTCGCTGACCGGCCACCTCGTGCTCTCGACGCTGCACACGAACGATGCGCCGTCTGCCACGACGCGCATGATCGATATGGGCGTTGAGCCGTACCTGATCTCGGCGACGGTGATCGGCGTGCTGGCGCAACGTCTCGGAAGAAAAATCGACCTAGAGCACCGTGAGGCGTATACGGCCAAGGCGATTGATCTGCGCAGATTCGGATTCGAAGTGACCGACCCCGAAGAAGAGGTCGAGCTGTTCAGGGGTATCGCCCACGAGGACAACAGGATGACCGGTTACAGAGGTCGTACTGGTCTGCACGAGCTGATGGTCATGAACCAGGAGATCGCAGAGCTGATCGTGCGGCGCGGATCGGTTGCCGACATCAAGGCCGCAGCCAAGGTGGCAGGCATGCACGAATTGCGAGAGGACGGCCTGGAGAAGGTTCTCGCTGGCGTGACTGACCCCGCAGAGGTTATGCGCGTCGTATTCACCGCCGGCTACTAA
- a CDS encoding type IV pilus twitching motility protein PilT has protein sequence MEKESQLTPSPPPVGENVAAEAEKKDVAPPKVTGSVGKPKTLEDLHIDELLNVIVDRSCSDLHICVDSEPVIREDGALKRLNYEKFTPQQSQRMMYEIIADAQIQQFETTLELDFSYQLPHRARFRVNMYRERGSIAGAFRLISNRIPTVRELNLPAILDQLSERPRGLVLVTGPTGSGKSTSLAAMINHVNATRALHIITIEDPIEYLHSHRLCIINQRELGTDTKKFSNALRACLREDPDVILVGEMRDTETIALAITAAETGHLVFATLHTNNAAESIDRIIDVFPPGQQEQIRVQLSNNLVAVCAQQLLPRASGPGRIPAMEIMVATPAIRNLIRENKTHQIPSIIQTSAAAGMMSMDQCLRNMYMKGLITLEEAMLRCMNQKELSKMIDLGGTSARPNR, from the coding sequence ATGGAAAAAGAATCGCAGTTGACCCCAAGTCCTCCGCCGGTAGGCGAGAACGTCGCAGCGGAGGCCGAGAAGAAAGACGTAGCTCCGCCAAAGGTTACGGGCAGCGTAGGCAAGCCGAAGACCTTAGAGGATCTTCACATCGATGAACTGCTCAACGTCATCGTCGACCGAAGTTGCTCCGACCTGCACATCTGCGTTGACAGCGAGCCGGTGATTCGCGAAGACGGCGCTCTAAAGAGGCTGAACTACGAAAAATTCACGCCGCAGCAGTCGCAGCGCATGATGTACGAGATCATCGCGGATGCGCAGATCCAGCAGTTTGAGACGACGCTCGAGCTGGACTTCTCGTACCAGTTGCCGCACCGCGCGCGGTTCCGCGTCAACATGTACCGCGAGCGCGGATCGATCGCCGGAGCGTTCCGCCTGATCTCCAACCGCATTCCGACAGTGCGCGAGCTGAACTTGCCAGCGATCCTCGACCAGCTTTCCGAGAGGCCGCGCGGATTGGTGCTGGTGACCGGCCCGACCGGTTCTGGCAAGTCCACCAGCCTCGCGGCGATGATCAACCACGTCAACGCGACTAGGGCGCTCCACATCATCACGATTGAGGATCCGATCGAGTATCTGCACTCGCACAGGCTGTGCATCATCAATCAGAGAGAGCTGGGGACCGACACGAAGAAGTTTTCAAATGCGCTGCGGGCGTGCTTGCGCGAAGACCCGGATGTGATCCTGGTCGGTGAGATGCGCGACACCGAGACCATCGCCCTGGCCATTACGGCGGCAGAGACCGGCCACTTGGTTTTCGCGACCCTGCACACGAACAACGCCGCAGAGTCGATCGACCGAATTATCGACGTGTTCCCTCCGGGGCAGCAGGAGCAGATCCGCGTTCAGCTGTCGAACAACCTCGTCGCGGTCTGCGCGCAGCAGCTGCTTCCCAGGGCCAGCGGCCCCGGCCGAATCCCAGCTATGGAGATCATGGTCGCAACGCCGGCGATCCGGAACCTCATCAGAGAGAACAAAACGCACCAGATTCCGTCCATTATTCAGACCAGCGCCGCAGCCGGGATGATGTCGATGGATCAGTGCCTGCGCAACATGTACATGAAGGGCCTCATCACTTTGGAAGAGGCTATGCTGCGTTGTATGAACCAGAAAGAACTGTCGAAGATGATCGACCTCGGCGGCACGAGCGCCAGACCGAACAGGTAG
- a CDS encoding type II secretion system F family protein, producing the protein MPVYSYTFKDPNGATQKGTTEAESEDRLRKRFEEQGLEIIEVTMIKKRGRAVSRGFGKVRLTHLSVFCRQFSTMVDAGVSLVRCLDVLGRQTEDPKLKKILLDIGERVEGGESLSRGMQRHPRTFNNLFIGLIRAGEVGGVLEESLQRLSTFLEKDVELRRKIKAAMTYPVLVLIAAILIVGFLVIRIVPEFAQLFEEIGLKPEDFPKPTQFLVNLSDNIRHNGIMILLVIGAVIVAWKLFTGTRFGRRVADRIKLHVPVFGKLHQKVCLARFSRTMGTLLTSGVPILQAMETVSGVVGNSIMADAVLDARARIREGDRIGDPLEDSKMFPPMVVHMIGVGEESGSLDFMLQKIADFYESEVEATLQSLTAALEPIMIVILGFIVGFIVISMFLPLIKIIEHMSMDGFSET; encoded by the coding sequence ATGCCCGTTTACAGCTACACATTCAAAGATCCGAACGGTGCGACTCAGAAAGGCACCACAGAAGCAGAAAGCGAAGACAGACTGAGGAAGCGGTTCGAAGAGCAAGGCCTCGAGATCATCGAAGTCACGATGATCAAGAAGCGCGGCAGGGCGGTATCGCGCGGCTTTGGCAAAGTCAGGCTTACGCATCTCTCGGTGTTCTGCCGTCAGTTCTCCACGATGGTCGACGCCGGCGTGTCGCTTGTGCGATGCCTTGATGTGCTCGGGCGCCAGACGGAGGATCCAAAGCTGAAGAAGATCCTGCTCGACATCGGCGAAAGAGTCGAGGGTGGCGAGAGCCTTTCGCGAGGCATGCAGCGACACCCTAGAACGTTCAACAACCTGTTTATCGGTCTCATCCGGGCCGGCGAAGTCGGTGGCGTCCTCGAGGAGTCGTTGCAACGACTGTCAACGTTCCTGGAAAAGGACGTCGAGCTTCGCCGAAAGATAAAGGCCGCCATGACCTATCCGGTTTTGGTGCTGATCGCAGCTATCCTAATCGTGGGGTTCCTGGTCATTAGGATCGTTCCCGAGTTCGCCCAGCTGTTCGAGGAAATCGGTTTGAAACCAGAGGACTTCCCGAAACCCACTCAGTTCCTCGTCAACCTTTCGGACAACATTCGACACAACGGCATTATGATCCTGCTGGTGATCGGGGCAGTGATTGTCGCCTGGAAGCTGTTCACAGGCACTCGCTTTGGCCGCCGGGTAGCGGATCGAATCAAACTGCACGTGCCCGTATTCGGCAAACTGCACCAGAAAGTTTGCCTGGCGCGGTTCAGCCGAACGATGGGAACGCTGCTCACTTCGGGCGTGCCGATCTTGCAGGCGATGGAAACGGTATCGGGCGTAGTCGGCAACTCGATCATGGCCGACGCAGTGCTGGATGCGCGCGCAAGGATCAGAGAGGGAGACCGCATCGGCGACCCGCTCGAAGATTCAAAGATGTTCCCGCCCATGGTCGTGCACATGATCGGGGTCGGAGAAGAGTCGGGCTCGCTCGACTTCATGCTACAGAAGATCGCGGACTTTTACGAGTCCGAGGTCGAGGCGACCCTCCAGTCGCTCACCGCTGCGCTCGAGCCGATCATGATCGTGATCCTTGGCTTCATCGTAGGGTTCATCGTTATCTCAATGTTCCTGCCGCTGATCAAGATCATTGAACATATGTCAATGGACGGGTTCTCCGAAACGTAG
- a CDS encoding prepilin peptidase, whose protein sequence is MFPDWTWVAGFGIGAFIGSFVNVVIYRLPRGISLSNPAHSFCPSCDHRLTALDLVPLLSWLFLRGRCRHCKAKVSSRYFWVELCVASLWAIIWYQHLVVATDVLNPDRVSVSLGAAHAIAYALFAAALVAAIFTDLAHYIIPDQINAFLLFLGFGLNVALIVLREPSGWMWGVPSSLVGALFGWGVLWGIAFLGRLLFRKDAMGHGDIKMARGIGAVLLPGAAVMSFAVAIVLGAVIGVVILLVRRLRHRDGGREVLVNTIGDAQLLRLMRQLRLEKLNKNSNAAQSSLSKAESRINQLLEGSSGVTWLQRRRLQGSLSGMKELAGCFGANQDVAIFLSDDAFECRFNGDLSAWLFTLLKGFENAMKEGDLEAAAKLLGLLPDRAISVTVGEGVDRAAVEEQIETANRALDSIGIGLRTSGDRSISSVTVLADQSQKIAQAKDDSDFSFKLTVDEPMTDRGFVAAALAVIGVNVPSHLVDEPSLSGSELAKRVRSEAKARMEELDSIRTGCKEILENGEAPDFIFVESIGSLAKCGVGYLLAMDVVGLAFPKVYEWWFGENPYAYEEFEEDPVVELTMIPFGPYLAAGALIVMLAASPLWALWSRYMAFMGIE, encoded by the coding sequence ATGTTTCCTGATTGGACTTGGGTGGCAGGGTTCGGTATCGGAGCGTTTATCGGATCGTTCGTCAACGTTGTCATCTACCGACTGCCAAGAGGGATTTCCCTGTCCAACCCAGCGCACAGCTTCTGTCCGTCCTGCGACCACCGCTTGACGGCGCTGGACCTCGTCCCGCTGTTGAGCTGGCTGTTCCTGCGCGGGCGGTGCAGACACTGCAAAGCCAAGGTCTCGTCCCGATACTTTTGGGTCGAGCTGTGCGTCGCTTCGCTCTGGGCGATCATTTGGTACCAGCACCTAGTAGTCGCGACGGACGTCCTCAACCCAGACCGCGTCTCCGTAAGTCTGGGGGCGGCGCACGCGATCGCATACGCGCTGTTCGCGGCCGCGCTCGTCGCCGCGATCTTCACCGATTTAGCCCATTACATCATTCCCGATCAGATCAACGCCTTTCTCCTGTTCCTCGGCTTCGGGCTCAATGTCGCGCTGATAGTGCTCCGTGAACCGAGCGGTTGGATGTGGGGCGTCCCCAGCAGCCTTGTCGGCGCGCTGTTCGGATGGGGCGTTCTTTGGGGAATCGCCTTCTTGGGCAGGCTGCTGTTCCGCAAGGACGCGATGGGGCACGGCGACATCAAGATGGCGCGTGGGATCGGCGCCGTTCTCCTGCCAGGTGCTGCAGTGATGAGCTTTGCGGTCGCGATCGTGCTTGGAGCGGTCATCGGGGTAGTGATTCTGCTGGTCCGGCGCCTTAGGCATCGCGACGGTGGGCGCGAGGTCCTTGTCAACACGATCGGCGACGCACAGCTCTTGCGGCTGATGCGACAACTGAGACTCGAGAAGCTGAACAAGAATTCAAACGCCGCCCAAAGCTCGCTGTCGAAAGCCGAGTCGCGGATCAACCAGTTGCTTGAAGGCTCTAGCGGCGTGACCTGGCTTCAGCGAAGACGGTTGCAGGGCTCTCTCAGCGGCATGAAGGAGCTCGCTGGCTGTTTCGGCGCGAATCAGGACGTCGCCATATTTCTCAGCGACGACGCCTTCGAGTGTCGGTTCAACGGAGATTTGTCCGCATGGCTTTTCACGTTGCTGAAGGGGTTCGAGAACGCCATGAAGGAGGGAGACTTGGAGGCTGCGGCCAAGCTGCTGGGACTTCTTCCAGACCGTGCGATCAGTGTGACCGTCGGCGAAGGGGTTGACCGAGCGGCGGTCGAGGAGCAGATTGAAACGGCTAATCGCGCCTTGGACTCGATCGGAATAGGGCTGCGCACATCCGGCGACCGTTCGATTTCGTCGGTCACCGTACTAGCAGACCAGAGTCAAAAGATCGCCCAGGCCAAGGACGATTCAGACTTCAGCTTCAAACTGACCGTCGACGAACCGATGACAGACCGGGGATTTGTGGCCGCGGCCCTAGCGGTGATAGGCGTTAACGTTCCAAGCCATTTGGTTGACGAACCGTCGTTGTCAGGCTCTGAGCTTGCAAAAAGGGTTCGATCCGAGGCGAAAGCTCGGATGGAGGAGCTGGATTCCATACGGACCGGGTGCAAGGAGATTCTGGAAAACGGCGAGGCGCCGGACTTTATCTTCGTCGAGTCTATAGGCTCGCTGGCCAAGTGCGGAGTGGGCTACCTCTTGGCCATGGACGTGGTTGGGCTGGCGTTCCCGAAGGTGTACGAATGGTGGTTCGGCGAAAACCCCTACGCATATGAGGAGTTTGAGGAGGATCCTGTAGTAGAATTGACGATGATTCCATTCGGGCCGTACTTGGCGGCAGGGGCGTTGATCGTCATGTTGGCCGCCAGCCCGCTCTGGGCGCTGTGGAGCCGGTACATGGCTTTCATGGGCATCGAGTAA
- a CDS encoding prepilin-type N-terminal cleavage/methylation domain-containing protein, with amino-acid sequence MRRRVGFTLIELLVVIAIIAILAAIIVPVFGRAKDSAYRHEDISSMNTLRSAVQLYYVDHGAYPPALLGYVSYYMTGPNAGNPIPANQINSYLYKSRVGSLSTFKPAYNRYNSLEITIAVYPNQDSRKPGTAPIGDFNGDGLIDGADDHEDARQAYGPLDGFVLPGGGVTGDPLVAAQFYRVSGYDVTDVPLLDGGIRIELRYTLFWTKFALQQNGDLVDDPRQMGYANPPDDTVITWNTYFRSWEGGTPKNGNRDIMLFVGGSAKSFSSRDVHDRSWRVTP; translated from the coding sequence ATGAGGCGACGGGTTGGATTTACCCTGATTGAGCTGCTCGTGGTCATCGCGATCATCGCGATACTGGCCGCAATAATCGTGCCTGTTTTTGGGCGGGCGAAGGACTCCGCGTATCGGCACGAGGACATATCGTCGATGAACACCCTGCGCTCGGCGGTGCAGCTCTACTACGTCGATCACGGTGCTTATCCGCCGGCGCTGCTCGGGTACGTCTCGTACTACATGACGGGGCCGAACGCGGGCAATCCGATTCCCGCCAACCAGATCAACAGCTATTTGTACAAGAGCCGAGTCGGTTCGCTCTCCACTTTCAAGCCCGCTTACAATCGGTACAACTCGCTGGAGATAACGATTGCCGTCTATCCGAACCAGGATTCTCGCAAGCCCGGCACGGCGCCGATCGGCGACTTCAACGGCGACGGATTGATCGACGGCGCCGACGACCATGAAGACGCGAGGCAGGCGTACGGCCCGCTGGACGGATTCGTCCTTCCTGGCGGTGGGGTCACGGGCGACCCGCTGGTGGCGGCGCAGTTCTACCGCGTCAGCGGATACGACGTGACCGACGTGCCGTTGCTCGACGGCGGCATTCGGATCGAGTTGAGGTACACGCTTTTCTGGACCAAGTTCGCGCTGCAGCAGAACGGCGACCTGGTCGACGACCCGCGCCAGATGGGCTACGCGAATCCGCCGGACGATACGGTCATTACTTGGAACACGTATTTTAGGTCCTGGGAGGGCGGGACGCCGAAGAACGGAAACCGAGACATCATGCTGTTCGTCGGCGGCTCCGCCAAGTCGTTCAGTTCGCGCGACGTTCACGACAGGTCGTGGAGGGTCACCCCTTAA